A window of Haliscomenobacter hydrossis DSM 1100 contains these coding sequences:
- a CDS encoding glycosyltransferase: MNNELVFDVPQNAIHPSFPEVIPKKLVGMRQIFRNQLPEILFITSYPPRECGIATYSQDLLKALKNQYRNSFSLKVCALEAGTNDYTYPKEVKYQLNTQDLSQYPEMAHLINVDMRIELVLIQHEFGFFQGKAEGAFLQFLSWMTKPVVIVFHTVLPNPDAALKEKVQKIAAACASIVVMTQNSAQVLIDDYGVLPQNIEVIPHGTHLVPHLDKTTLKEKYGLSNRKVLSTFGLLNSGKGIETTLIALPAIIALNPEVLFLIIGKTHPGVIKSEGEKYRMMLLQKVQELKLQQHVIFINSYLPLQDLLEYLQLTDVYLFTSQDPNQAVSGTFSYAMSCGCPIISTPIPHAREVLREDSGIIVDFQHVAQLANGVNRILGDESLSAAFRSNTLQRIVPSAWENSAIAHALLLQKVAGSRIGLDIFSQEPSSIRHKAEKIALQNRLPEVNLEHVKKMTTDFGMIQFAKINQPDIDSGYTLDDNARALIAMCMHYESSGDINDLEYLRIYLDFIQFCQQPAGDFLNYVDKAYLFTAQNSATNLADSNGRAIWALGYLISRRALLPTALVTMAQGILHRALLQVEGMHSTRAMAFVIKGLYYANLEKKSLHYVQLIKTLANRLVQMYRHESEQHWQWYEGYLTYANSILPEALLCAWLETGAEVYKETAEASFNFLLSRTFDKTRIKVISNQSWLHKGQESAVYGEQPIDVAYTIFTLSKFYDVFEDENHLHKMETAFNWFLGNNHLHQIIYNPCTGGCYDGLEEKQVNLNQGAESTLSYLMARLTMEKYLKTQAK, encoded by the coding sequence ATGAATAATGAACTCGTTTTTGATGTCCCACAAAATGCCATACATCCCTCATTTCCAGAAGTCATTCCCAAGAAGCTGGTGGGAATGCGCCAAATCTTCAGGAACCAATTACCCGAAATCTTATTCATCACCTCTTATCCACCCCGGGAATGTGGGATAGCCACCTACTCACAGGACTTACTCAAGGCGCTTAAAAATCAATACCGCAATTCCTTCTCGCTCAAAGTTTGTGCCCTGGAAGCAGGAACAAACGATTATACTTACCCCAAAGAAGTAAAATACCAGCTCAATACGCAGGATTTATCTCAATATCCGGAGATGGCGCATCTCATCAATGTTGACATGAGGATTGAGCTGGTCTTGATTCAACACGAATTCGGGTTCTTTCAAGGTAAAGCAGAGGGGGCATTTCTCCAGTTTTTATCCTGGATGACCAAACCTGTCGTCATTGTTTTTCATACTGTACTTCCCAATCCAGACGCCGCATTAAAGGAAAAAGTGCAGAAAATTGCGGCAGCCTGTGCCTCAATTGTGGTCATGACTCAAAATTCCGCACAAGTGCTGATCGACGATTATGGCGTATTACCACAAAACATTGAAGTTATCCCGCATGGTACACACCTGGTGCCTCATCTGGACAAAACCACGCTCAAAGAGAAGTATGGATTGAGCAACCGCAAAGTGCTTTCTACTTTTGGATTGCTCAATTCAGGCAAAGGTATCGAAACGACCCTGATTGCATTACCAGCCATCATTGCGCTCAATCCAGAGGTTTTGTTTCTGATCATTGGCAAAACCCACCCCGGTGTAATCAAATCGGAAGGGGAAAAATACCGCATGATGCTGCTGCAAAAAGTACAGGAATTAAAATTGCAGCAACACGTCATTTTTATCAATAGCTACCTTCCCCTGCAAGATTTGTTGGAGTATTTGCAGCTCACCGATGTGTACCTGTTTACCTCCCAGGATCCCAACCAGGCCGTAAGTGGAACGTTCTCCTATGCCATGAGTTGTGGTTGCCCGATTATCTCTACACCCATTCCGCACGCGCGGGAAGTGCTGCGGGAAGATTCGGGCATCATTGTTGATTTTCAACATGTAGCACAGTTGGCCAATGGAGTCAACCGCATCTTGGGCGACGAGTCTTTAAGCGCAGCGTTCCGATCCAATACCTTGCAACGCATTGTTCCAAGCGCCTGGGAAAACTCGGCCATTGCCCACGCTTTGTTGTTGCAGAAAGTAGCTGGCTCCCGGATTGGCCTGGATATTTTTTCGCAAGAACCCTCATCCATTCGCCACAAAGCTGAAAAAATTGCCTTGCAAAACCGCTTACCTGAAGTCAACCTGGAACACGTCAAAAAAATGACCACCGATTTTGGCATGATCCAGTTTGCAAAAATCAATCAACCCGATATCGATTCCGGCTACACCCTCGACGACAATGCCCGCGCATTGATTGCGATGTGTATGCATTACGAGTCAAGCGGAGACATCAACGATCTGGAATACCTGCGCATTTATCTCGATTTTATCCAGTTTTGCCAGCAACCCGCTGGTGATTTTTTGAATTATGTAGACAAAGCTTACCTATTTACGGCACAGAATAGCGCGACCAATCTGGCTGATTCCAATGGCCGCGCCATTTGGGCCCTGGGTTATTTGATTTCCAGACGGGCTTTGTTGCCCACGGCACTGGTCACGATGGCACAGGGCATCTTGCACCGGGCGCTGCTGCAGGTAGAAGGTATGCACTCCACCCGCGCGATGGCTTTTGTCATCAAGGGATTGTATTACGCTAACCTCGAAAAAAAATCGCTCCACTATGTCCAATTGATCAAAACCCTGGCCAATCGTTTGGTGCAGATGTATCGGCATGAATCGGAGCAGCATTGGCAATGGTACGAAGGGTACCTGACCTATGCCAATAGCATTTTACCCGAAGCACTGTTGTGCGCCTGGTTGGAAACGGGTGCGGAAGTCTACAAAGAAACCGCCGAAGCCTCCTTCAATTTTTTGCTGTCGCGCACGTTTGACAAAACCAGAATTAAGGTCATTTCCAACCAGAGCTGGTTGCACAAAGGCCAGGAATCCGCCGTTTATGGCGAACAACCCATCGATGTAGCCTATACCATTTTTACCCTCAGTAAATTTTATGATGTTTTTGAGGACGAAAACCATTTGCACAAAATGGAAACGGCCTTCAATTGGTTTTTGGGCAACAACCACCTGCACCAAATCATTTACAACCCCTGTACGGGTGGCTGTTATGATGGTCTGGAAGAAAAGCAGGTGAACCTCAACCAGGGTGCTGAATCTACGCTGAGTTACCTGATGGCGAGACTAACCATGGAAAAATACCTCAAAACTCAAGCCAAATGA